In the genome of Streptomyces pactum, one region contains:
- a CDS encoding propionyl-CoA synthetase: protein MGAYADTYRRSLTDPEGFWLEAAEAIDWTRKPTRALDAARAPLYRWFPDGELNTSYNALDRHIAAGHGERTALIWDSPVTGDGRRYSFRELRDEVARCAGALRGLGVGRGDRVVIYMPMVPEAVVAMLACARIGAVHSVVFGGFAPRELAARIDDARPRVVIAASCGVEPSRVVEYKPIVDAALETTTHRPETVVVLQRETARAELGPRDRDWHQLLAGAEPAGPVPVAATDPLYILYTSGTTGRPKGVVRDTGGHAVALAWSMGAVYDIGPGDVWWTASDVGWVVGHSYIVYGPLLVGATTVLYEGKPVGTPDAGAFWRVIAEHRVKALFTAPTALRAIKRLDPRAELTAGHDLSSFRTLFLAGERLDPETYHWAHDRLGVPVVDHWWQTETGWPIAANPRGLEPLPAKPGSATVPVPGYDVRVLDPDGKPVPPGTEGAIAIGLPLPPGTLPTLWQDDDRYREAYLSRYEGYYLTGDSGHLDEDGYLFVMGRTDDVINVAGHRLSTGVMEAVLAAHPAVAECAVIGVRDTLKGQLPRGLVVLKAGADVDEATLRAELIEAVRREIGPVAAFRQVSVVDALPKTRSGKILRKTMRAIAEGRDEPAPSTIEDPEVLRALGPVLRGDAPA from the coding sequence ATGGGAGCGTATGCCGACACCTACCGGCGCAGCCTGACCGACCCCGAGGGGTTCTGGCTGGAGGCGGCCGAGGCCATCGACTGGACCCGGAAGCCGACCCGCGCCCTGGACGCCGCCCGGGCACCGCTGTACCGCTGGTTCCCCGACGGTGAGCTGAACACCTCGTACAACGCGCTGGACCGGCACATCGCCGCGGGCCACGGCGAGCGGACCGCGCTGATCTGGGACTCCCCGGTCACCGGCGACGGACGCCGGTACAGCTTCCGGGAGTTGCGCGACGAGGTGGCCCGCTGCGCCGGCGCGCTGCGCGGTCTGGGGGTCGGCAGGGGCGACCGGGTGGTGATCTACATGCCGATGGTCCCCGAGGCGGTGGTCGCCATGCTGGCCTGCGCCCGGATCGGGGCGGTGCACTCGGTGGTGTTCGGCGGCTTCGCCCCCAGGGAACTGGCCGCCCGCATCGACGACGCCCGCCCCCGCGTGGTGATCGCCGCCTCCTGCGGCGTCGAACCCTCCCGGGTGGTGGAGTACAAGCCGATCGTCGACGCCGCCCTGGAGACCACCACCCACCGGCCGGAGACCGTCGTGGTGCTGCAGCGCGAGACCGCCCGCGCGGAGCTGGGCCCCCGCGACCGGGACTGGCACCAGCTGCTGGCCGGCGCCGAACCGGCCGGGCCGGTACCGGTCGCCGCCACCGACCCGCTGTACATCCTCTACACCTCCGGCACCACCGGCCGGCCCAAGGGCGTGGTCCGGGACACCGGCGGCCACGCCGTCGCACTGGCCTGGTCGATGGGCGCCGTCTACGACATCGGGCCCGGCGACGTGTGGTGGACCGCCTCCGACGTCGGCTGGGTCGTCGGCCACTCCTACATCGTCTACGGCCCGCTCCTGGTCGGCGCCACCACCGTCCTCTACGAGGGGAAACCGGTCGGCACCCCGGACGCCGGCGCCTTCTGGCGGGTCATCGCCGAGCACCGGGTCAAGGCGCTGTTCACCGCGCCGACCGCGCTGCGCGCCATCAAGCGGCTGGACCCGCGCGCCGAACTGACCGCCGGCCACGACCTGTCGTCGTTCCGCACCCTCTTCCTGGCCGGCGAGCGGCTGGACCCCGAGACCTACCACTGGGCTCACGACCGGCTCGGCGTCCCGGTGGTGGACCACTGGTGGCAGACCGAGACCGGCTGGCCGATCGCGGCCAACCCGCGCGGCCTGGAACCGCTGCCGGCCAAGCCGGGCTCCGCGACCGTCCCGGTGCCCGGTTACGACGTGCGCGTCCTGGACCCGGACGGCAAGCCGGTCCCGCCCGGCACCGAGGGCGCCATCGCCATCGGACTGCCGCTGCCGCCCGGCACGCTGCCCACCCTCTGGCAGGACGACGACCGCTACCGCGAGGCGTACCTCTCCCGCTACGAGGGGTACTACCTGACCGGGGACTCCGGTCACCTCGACGAGGACGGCTACCTGTTCGTGATGGGCCGCACCGACGACGTGATCAACGTGGCCGGGCACCGGCTGTCCACCGGGGTGATGGAGGCCGTCCTCGCCGCCCACCCGGCCGTCGCCGAATGCGCCGTCATCGGCGTACGGGACACCCTCAAGGGCCAGCTGCCGCGCGGCCTGGTGGTGCTCAAGGCGGGCGCCGATGTCGACGAGGCCACGCTCCGCGCCGAGCTGATCGAGGCGGTGCGCCGGGAGATCGGGCCGGTCGCCGCGTTCCGGCAGGTGTCGGTGGTGGACGCGCTGCCCAAGACCCGGTCGGGGAAGATCCTGCGCAAGACGATGCGCGCCATCGCCGAGGGCCGCGACGAACCCGCGCCGTCCACCATCGAGGACCCGGAGGTGCTGCGGGCCCTCGGACCGGTGCTGCGCGGCGACGCCCCCGCCTGA
- a CDS encoding hydroxysqualene dehydroxylase, whose amino-acid sequence MTAAGAAGAAALTAGPAAAAVRAPGRRRAAARTVAVFGGGVAGLTAAHELAERGYRVTVYERKPTGLGGKARSMDVPGTGTGGRRPLPGEHGFRFFPGFYLNLPETLSRIPFPGNRNGCKDNLVDATEELVVRTGGRPDLRFPFRTLDAPPVVITPEALLDILTGLLDTAARLPATEVAYFAERLLVYLTSCERRRTEEWERTRWWEYIRADRMSSDYQRLLAIGLTRNIVATKAEEASAHTVAHVFEAFVFNLLGRGNDGQPDRVLNAPTNEAWIDPWLSHLRTLGVEFVTGAPLTRLEYRDGEITGALVGGPGASRTVTADHYLSAMPVEHARPTWTPELRAADPQLDRCSALRTDWMTGIQFYLREPLPIVHGHVNHVDSPWSITSISQAQMWPGRDMTADYGDGTVADCLSTIVSEWDEPGILYGRTAKECTKEEVVREVWAQMKAGLHDRGRPVLRDELVHSWFMDPAVDGIGGPNPTNDEQLLIHPAGTLHHRPTSRTAVGNFFLAGDYVRNDMDLATMEGANETGRQAVNALLDADGSSAERCRVQTLHQPPELARLKRTDEARFNLGLRNLFDVG is encoded by the coding sequence CTGACCGCCGCCGGCGCCGCCGGGGCCGCCGCACTCACCGCCGGCCCGGCCGCCGCCGCGGTGCGCGCCCCCGGCCGGCGGCGGGCCGCCGCCCGCACCGTCGCCGTGTTCGGCGGCGGGGTCGCCGGCCTGACCGCCGCGCACGAACTGGCCGAGCGCGGCTACCGGGTCACCGTGTACGAGCGGAAGCCCACCGGACTCGGCGGCAAGGCGCGCAGCATGGACGTCCCCGGCACCGGGACCGGCGGTCGGCGACCGCTCCCCGGGGAGCACGGGTTCCGGTTCTTCCCCGGCTTCTACCTCAACCTTCCGGAGACCCTCAGCCGCATCCCGTTCCCGGGCAACCGCAACGGCTGCAAGGACAACCTGGTCGATGCCACGGAGGAGCTGGTCGTCCGCACCGGGGGCCGGCCGGACCTGCGCTTCCCGTTCCGCACGCTCGACGCCCCGCCGGTTGTGATCACCCCGGAGGCGCTGCTGGACATCCTGACCGGGCTGCTCGACACGGCCGCGCGGCTGCCGGCCACCGAGGTGGCGTACTTCGCCGAACGGCTGCTGGTCTACCTCACCAGCTGCGAGCGGCGGCGGACGGAGGAGTGGGAACGGACCCGGTGGTGGGAGTACATCCGGGCGGACCGGATGTCGTCGGACTACCAGCGGCTGCTGGCGATCGGGCTGACCCGCAACATCGTGGCCACCAAGGCGGAGGAGGCCAGCGCGCACACCGTGGCGCACGTCTTCGAGGCGTTCGTCTTCAACCTGCTGGGCCGCGGCAACGACGGGCAGCCGGACCGGGTGCTCAACGCGCCCACCAACGAGGCGTGGATCGACCCCTGGCTGAGCCATCTGCGGACGCTGGGGGTGGAGTTCGTGACCGGTGCGCCGCTGACCCGGCTGGAGTACCGGGACGGGGAGATCACCGGGGCGCTCGTCGGTGGTCCCGGCGCGAGCCGTACGGTCACCGCCGACCACTACCTCAGCGCCATGCCGGTGGAGCACGCCCGGCCCACCTGGACGCCGGAGCTGCGGGCGGCGGACCCCCAGCTGGACCGGTGCTCGGCGCTGCGCACCGACTGGATGACCGGGATCCAGTTCTACCTGCGGGAGCCGCTGCCGATCGTCCACGGGCACGTCAACCACGTGGACTCGCCCTGGTCGATCACCTCCATCAGCCAGGCGCAGATGTGGCCGGGGCGCGACATGACCGCCGACTACGGGGACGGCACGGTCGCCGACTGCCTCTCCACCATCGTCTCGGAGTGGGACGAGCCCGGCATCCTGTACGGCAGGACGGCCAAGGAGTGCACCAAGGAGGAGGTGGTCAGGGAGGTCTGGGCGCAGATGAAGGCCGGGCTCCACGACCGTGGCCGGCCGGTGCTCCGCGACGAGCTGGTCCACTCGTGGTTCATGGACCCGGCGGTGGACGGGATCGGCGGGCCGAACCCCACCAACGACGAACAGCTCCTGATCCACCCGGCCGGCACGCTGCACCACCGCCCCACCTCCCGCACCGCCGTCGGCAACTTCTTCCTCGCGGGCGACTACGTGCGCAACGACATGGACCTGGCCACCATGGAGGGCGCGAACGAGACCGGGCGGCAGGCGGTCAACGCACTGCTGGACGCGGACGGTTCGAGCGCCGAACGCTGCCGCGTCCAAACCCTCCACCAGCCGCCGGAGCTCGCGCGGCTGAAGCGGACCGACGAGGCGCGCTTCAACCTGGGGCTGCGCAACCTCTTCGACGTGGGGTAG